A part of Salmo trutta chromosome 15, fSalTru1.1, whole genome shotgun sequence genomic DNA contains:
- the rbp4l gene encoding retinol binding protein 4, like — MGSSKLALLMVLMACVEHTWSASCVVDSFTVKEDFEPKRYAGKWYALQKKDPEGLFLQDNISAEYTIDDDGTMTASSKGRVTLFGFWVVCADMAAQYSVPNPTTPGKMFMNYQGLASYLSSGGDNYWVIDTDYDNYAITYACRTLKEDGSCEDGYSLIFSRNPRGLPPAIQRIVRGKQEEICMAGQFEPVLQSGAC; from the exons ATGGGATCCTCAAAGCTGGCTCTCCTCATGGTCCTGATGGCCTGCGTGGAACACACCTGGTCTGCCTCCTGCGTGGTCGACAGCTTCACAGTCAAGGAGGACTTTGAACCGAAGAGG TATGCAGGGAAGTGGTATGCCCTTCAGAAGAAGGACCCTGAGGGACTATTCCTCCAGGACAACATCTCCGCTGAGTACACCATCGATGACGACGGCACTATGACCGCCTCCTCCAAGGGACGTGTCACTCTCTTCGG GTTCTGGGTTGTGTGTGCTGACATGGCTGCCCAGTACAGTGTGCCTAACCCCACCACCCCCGGCAAGATGTTTATGAACTACCAGGGGCTGGCCAGCTACCTGTCCAGTGGAGGTGACAACTACTGGGTGATTGACACCGACTATGACAACTATGCCATCACCTATGCCTGCCGTACCCTGAAGGAGGATGGAAGCTGCGAGGATGGttactccctgatcttctcccgTAACCCACGTGGCCTACCCCCAGCCATCCAGCGCATCGTCCGTGGGAAACAGgaggagatctgcatggctgGCCAGTTTGAGCCTGTCCTGCAGTCCG GAGCTTGCTAA